One part of the Phragmites australis chromosome 3, lpPhrAust1.1, whole genome shotgun sequence genome encodes these proteins:
- the LOC133912265 gene encoding asparagine synthetase [glutamine-hydrolyzing] 1-like encodes MCGILAVLGCADWSQAKRARILTCSRRMKHRGPDWSGLYQHEGNFLAQQRLAVVSPLSGDQPLFNEDRTVVVVSNGEIYNHKKIRKQFAGKHTFITGSDCEVIIPLYEEYGENFIDKLDGVFAFVLYDTRNKTYMAARDAIGVNPLYIGWGSDGSVWISSEMKALNEDCVRFEIFPPGHLYSSAAGGFRRWYNPQWFLEQVPATPYQPLVLREAFEKAVIKRLMTDVPFGVLLSGGLDSSLVASVTKRHLIETEAAEKFGTELHSFVVGLEDSPDLKAAREVADHLGTIHHEFHFTVQDGIDAIEEVIYHDETYDVTTIRASTPMFLMARKIKSLGVKMVLSGEGSDELLGGYLYFHFAPNKDEFHKETCRKVKALHQYDCLRANKSTSAWGLEVRVPFLDKEFINVAMSMDPESKMYDPKLGRMEKWVLRKAFDDEEQPYLPKHILYRQKEQFSDGVGYNWIDGLKAFTEQQVSDEMMKNAAQVYPDNTPINKEAYYYRMIFERLFPQDSARETVPWGPSIACSTPAAIEWVAQWKGSNDPSGRFISSHNDSNSNNTGGDHANGNGVAVANGHSTVNGKVNGNEVAVAV; translated from the exons ATGTGTGGGATCCTAGCCGTCCTGGGATGTGCTGACTGGTCGCAGGCCAAGAGGGCTCGCATCCTCACCTGCTCCAGAAG GATGAAGCACAGGGGTCCCGACTGGTCGGGGCTGTACCAGCACGAGGGCAACTTCCTCGCGCAGCAGCGGCTCGCCGTTGTCTCCCCGCTGTCCGGCGACCAGCCGCTGTTCAACGAGGACCGCACCGTCGTCGTGGTG TCCAATGGAGAGATCTACAACCACAAGAAGATCCGGAAGCAGTTCGCCGGCAAGCACACCTTCATCACCGGCAGTGACTGCGAGGTCATCATCCCTCTG TACGAGGAGTACGGCGAGAACTTCATCGACAAGCTGGACGGCGTGTTCGCCTTCGTTCTGTACGACACCCGCAACAAGACGTACATGGCGGCACGCGACGCCATCGGCGTCAACCCGCTCTACATCGGGTGGGGCAGCGACG GCTCCGTCTGGATATCGTCCGAGATGAAGGCGCTGAACGAGGACTGCGTGAGGTTCGAGATCTTCCCGCCGGGCCACCTCTACTCCAGCGCCGCCGGCGGGTTCCGGCGGTGGTACAACCCGCAGTGGTTCCTGGAGCAGGTCCCGGCGACGCCGTACCAGCCGCTtgtcctcagagaggcatttgaGAAG GCGGTTATCAAGAGGCTCATGACTGACGTGCCCTTCGGGGTTCTTCTCTCCGGCGGCCTCGACTCCTCCCTTGTCGCCTCCGTGACCAAACGCCACCTCATCGAGACCGAAGCCGCGGAGAAGTTCGGGACCGAGCTCCACTCCTTTGTCGTCGGCCTCGAG GACTCCCCTGACCTGAAGGCTGCAAGAGAGGTGGCCGACCACCTCGGAACCATCCATCACGAGTTCCATTTCACCGTCCAG GACGGTATTGACGCGATCGAGGAAGTCATCTATCACGACGAGACGTACGACGTGACGACGATACGGGCTAGCACGCCGATGTTCCTGATGGCGCGCAAGATCAAGTCGCTTGGGGTGAAGATGGTGCTGTCAGGGGAAGGCTCGGACGAGCTTCTCGGCGGCtacctctacttccacttcgcACCAAACAAAGACGAGTTCCACAAGGAAACGTGCCGCAAG GTGAAAGCGCTGCACCAGTACGACTGCTTGCGCGCCAACAAGTCGACCTCAGCCTGGGGGCTGGAGGTCCGCGTGCCGTTCCTCGACAAGGAGTTCATCAACGTCGCAATGAGCATGGACCCTGAATCGAAAATG TACGACCCTAAACTGGGGCGCATGGAGAAGTGGGTTCTGAGGAAGGCGTTCGACGACGAGGAGCAGCCTTACCTGCCAAAG CATATTCTGTACAGGCAGAAAGAGCAGTTCAGTGATGGTGTTGGGTACAACTGGATCGATGGCCTCAAGGCTTTCACAGAGCAGCAG GTCTCCGATGAAATGATGAAGAACGCTGCCCAAGTGTACCCAGACAACACGCCCATCAACAAAGAGGCGTACTACTACAGGATGATATTCGAGAGGCTCTTCCCTCAG GACTCGGCGAGGGAGACGGTGCCATGGGGCCCGAGCATCGCGTGCAGCACGCCGGCAGCCATCGAGTGGGTGGCGCAGTGGAAGGGCTCCAACGACCCCTCTGGCCGGTTCATCTCCTCCCACAACGACTCTAACTCCAACAACACCGGCGGCGACCATGCCAACGGCAATGGGGTGGCGGTGGCGAACGGGCACAGCACGGTGAACGGCAAAGTCAACGGCAACGAGGTTGCGGTTGCGGTGTAA